A stretch of DNA from bacterium:
TCTACCAGTTCCACCACTTCGGCAAAATGAGGGCCTATTATTTTCAAAGGCCCGTCGTTTGTCAAGGTTTGAAAACGGTAGGATGTCCGACGGCTTGCTGTTTTCAAACCTGTCGTCTGAAGATAGAAATATAAGAGAGTTGTTAAGCGAAGCCTAACAACTCTTTTATTCATATAGGCAAATCTGTTATATTTTCCTGATAGATTCCAACAAGAAGGGAGTCCGCTTGAAGGTCACCAAGGTCGTCATCCCGGCTGCGGGGAAAGGTACCCGATTCCTCCCCGCCACCAAATCGGTCCCGAAGGAGCTCTTGCCCCTCGTCGACAGGCCCCTTATCCACGAGGTCGTGTTGGAAGCGGCCCGTTCGGGTATCCGGGACCTGATCCTCGTGACGGCGGAGGGCAAGGAGGCCGTTCAGAGATATTTCGAAAAAGATCCGGCCCTGGAGAATTTCCTGGAGGCAAGGGGAGAACTGGGTTTTTTGGAGCAGGTGAAAGCAGTGTCCGGGATGGTGCGGGTCAGTTCGGTGATCCAGGACAGCCCCAGAGGCCTGGGTCACGCCATCCTCTGTTCCCGGGGACTTGTGGGAAATGATCCTTTCGCTGTGATCCTTCCCGACGATCTCATCGATTCCGTTGTTCCCTGTGTGGCTCAGCTCGCAGACCTTTTTGTCCGGACAGGGAAGACCATCGTCGCTCTCCAGGAGGTCCCCGGGGACCAGACCCATCTTTACGGGATCGCCGACGGGGAAAGGACCGATCCGGGTGTCTACAGGATCCGGAAGTTCGTGGAAAAACCGCCTCCCGGTTCCGCGCCCTCGAACCTCGCCGTGATCGGGAGGTACATCCTGGTGCCGGAGATATACGATCTCATCGAGGGAGTCCAGCCTGGTGTCGGCGGAGAGATCCAGCTTACCGACGCCCTTGACCGGCTGGCCGTAGAGGACGAGGTTTACGGGCTTGTTTTCGAGGGGTTGAGACATGACGCCGGGACCCGGCTCGGTTTTCTCATGGCCAATATCCATTACGGACTCAAGGATGAGGAGCTTGGGCCACCTCTCCTCCGATACATTACCGATAAAATAGCGGCAGGCGGAACCTGAATGAAAAGGAAAGATTTTATCTGGGACACCGGATGGACGTTAAACCGGTTTGTCCGGTTGATCCACGGGTTCTCAGGCAGGGTCCCCATGGCCCCTGACTGGGCTGGTGAAACGGCCCATCCGCCCGTGGATATCGTCCAGGATGACCGGGGGCTGCTTATCGAACTGGAAGCTCCCGGCATGGTTCGGGAGGACCTTGCTGTCGGTATCGATGGTGAGCGTCTCACCATCGAGGGTTACAAGGCCGGACGACTTGATTCGGGCTGCCTCAGGTACCTTTGCCTTGAAAGGGAGTTCGGTGTGTTCCGGCGCGTCATCGATATCCCGGCCAACGTGGATACCTCAGGTGTAAGCGCTGAACTTGCCAATGGGGTCCTGCGGATCAGGCTGCCCCTGGTCAGTGACAGGCGTAAAGCGGTGGTCAAGGTGCCCATTGCCGGTGGGACCGGGGTGGAAAATGAGTGAAGACCGAAACAACGACATCGAGGAAAGGGATAAAGAAAATGCCGGCGGCGAAGGGATGAAGATCCCCGAGATCCTGCCGCTGCTGCCTGTCCGTGATCTGGTGGTTTTCCCTTACATGATCGTGCCCCTGGTCGTGGGCAGGGACAAGTCGATCCACGCCCTTGACGAAGCCCTGAAGGGCGACCGGCTCATATTTCTCACGGCCCAGCAGGAGGGGGAGGTGGAAGAGCCGGGTACGAAGGATATGCACGACCTCGGCACCGTCAGCGTCATCATCCGCATGCTCAAAACACCGGACGGTAAGGCCAAGATCCTGGTCCAGGGACTCCAGCGGGGCAAGGTCACCGAGTATCTGTCCACCGATCCCTATTTTTCCGTTCGGCTCGATCTCATCGATGAGCCTTTCCATAAATCGCTGCCCCTCCAGGTTGAGGCCATGGTACGGGCCACGAGGGAAGGCCTCATGCGGGTGGTCCAGCTCGGCAAACCGGTTCCCCCCGACGTGCTGGCAGTGGCTGACAACGTCAGTGACCCGGGACGCCTGGCGGACCTGACCGGTTCCAGTCTGGGGCTGGGGCTCGTGGAAGCCCAGAAGGTGCTGGAGACCGTCGATCCCATCGAGCGTCTCACCTATGTTCACGGGATCCTCGACAGGGAGATCAAGATCCTCGAGATGCAGCAGAAGATCCAGGATCAGACCCAGGAGGAGATGAGCAGGACCCAGAGGGATTATTACCTCAGGCAGCAGCTCAAGGCGATCCAGGAAGAGCTTGGAGACAAGGACGAACGGCAGGCCGAAATAGGTGACTTCAGAGAAAGGATCGAAAAGGCTTCGCTGCCCGCGGAAGTCCTGGATGAGGTTGTAAAGCAGGTTGACCGTCTTGGAAAGATGCATCCCGACTCCGCGGAGGCCGCCACCTTGAGGACCTATCTGGAGTGGGTGGTCGAGATCCCGTGGAAGAAGGGTACACGGGACAGGCTCGACCTGGATAAAGCCCTTAAAGTTCTTGATGAGGACCATTACGATCTGGAAAAGATCAAGGAGCGGATCCTGGAGTACCTCGGCGTTCTGAAACTGAAAAAGGAACTGAAAGGACCGATCCTGTGCCTGGTCGGTCCCCCGGGTGTTGGAAAAACCTCCCTGGGCCGTTCCATTGCCAGGGCCATGGGCCGCAAGTTCGTGCGGATGTCCCTGGGCGGTATCAGGGACGAGGCCGAGATCAGGGGGCACCGCAGGACCTACGTCGGGGCACTTCCGGGAAGGATCCTCCAGGGGATGAAACAGGCAGGTTCGAAAAACCCGGTGTTCATGCTGGACGAGATCGACAAACTCGGTGCCGATTTCAGGGGAGATCCCTCCTCGGCGCTTCTGGAAGTCCTCGACCCGGAGCAGAACAACAACTTCCGGGACCATTACCTGGCTGTGCCCTACGATCTTTCCTCGGTCATGTTCATTGCCACGGCCAACATGGCCGATCCGATCCCCCAGGCGCTCAGGGACCGTATGGAGGTCATCCGTCTGCCCGGTTACACATCGGTCGAAAAAATACACATAGCCGAAAGATACCTCGTTCCCCGCCAGCTGGATAGAAACGGCCTGTCCGCAGAACTCCTCCGGATCTCGGGAGGGGCCCTGGACCGGATCGTTCTTGAGTACACGCGGGAAGCGGGAGTCCGCAACCTGGAGAGAGAGATCGGGAACGTGTGCCGGAAGGTGGCAAAACGGATCGCCATGGGCAAAAGATCCGGGACTCGCGTGACTGCCGGCAACCTGGAAAACTACCTTGGAGTTCCCCGTTTCCGGGAGGTCAGGAGAGAGGACAAGGCCAGGGTCGGTGTGACTGTGGGGCTTGCCTGGACCCCTGTGGGTGGCGAGACCCTTAATATCGAGGTTTCGGCTGTCAAGGGGAAAGGCTCCCTTACCATGACGGGCTCCCTGGGAAACGTCATGAAGGAATCGGCCCTGGCGGCACTGACCTATATCCGTTCAAGAGGAAGGAAACTCGGGATCACGCCTCAGTCGGTCCTTGCAACCGATGTCCACGTCCATGTTCCCGCCGGGGCGACCCCCAAGGACGGACCCTCTGCCGGGATGGCCATCACCACCGCCATGATATCGGCCCTGACAGGAAAAACGCCCCTCCCCGCCGTCGCCATGACCGGGGAGATCACCCTTACCGGGATGGTCCTTCCCATCGGCGGCCTCAGGGAAAAACTCCTTGCCGCCAAACGTTCGGAGATCGCGAAGGTCGTTATTCCCGGCCTGAACCGGCCGGACCTGAAGGAGATCCCGTCCTACGTGACCCGGGGAATGGAGATCGTGACGGTGGACGACCTGGATCAGGCCATTGACGAGGTCTTCGAAAAAGGGGCTTTTGCCGGGCCCGCCTCCCGGACAAAGAAAACCGGGAAAGGCCGAAAAGGAACCGCCCATGCCAAGAAATGACGGACAGACCGTCGGCCCCATCCTCGTCATCGATGACGAGAAGTTCTTCCGGGACCTGATGGCCAATATCCTGGTGGATGAGGGTTACGAGGTCCATGTTGTGGGCACCGGGGCAGAGGCCCTGGCCGCCTGCGCGGAAGGTCGATTCAGGGTCGTGGTCATGGACCTGGTGCTGCCGGATATCATTGGAACGGAGGTCCTTGCCAGGATCAGGGAACGGGACCCGGGCATCGCGGTTATCATGGTGACAGCTTACGCCAGCATGGAAAGTGCCATAGAGGCCCTGAAGGCCGGAGCCTACGACTACATCAAGAAGCCGATCGTGAAGGAGGATCTCGTTCACTCGGTGCAGCGCGCCCTGGAAAGGCAATACCTTTCCATCCGCAATGTCCAGCTCGTTCGCCAGCTGGAGGCACGCATCGAGGAGATGAAGATCATGAGCAGGGAGAAGGAGGAGGTTTTCCGGATCCTGGACGAAGGGCTCGTGATCATGGAAGACAGCGGTCGTATCTTCGACCTCAACCCGAAGGCTGTCGAGCTCCTGGGCGGCGGTTCTTCCCCACTGGCTGGAACCGATTTCTTCGAGACCGGTTTCCCGGTGCCGGAAGGTTTCATGACGTCTGTCCAGGCCGCCGGGGGACAGGCCGTGAGGAGCCTCGTTCAGTTCCAGGCATCCGCTGGGCAGGCCCGGGAGATCGAACTCTTGGGCCTTTCCATGGCAAATGCTACCGGGCCGTCCCGGGTACTGTTCGGGCTCCGGGACCTCACCGGGATCCGGGAACTGGAACGGAACCGGGAGGAGTTTCTGGCCATCGTATCCCACGATCTGAGGACCCCCCTCACATCCCTCAAGGGGTTTATCGAGGTCCTGTTAAACGGCGATTATGATAACCGGGAAAAATTCCAGGAATACCTGGGTATCCTCGATTCCGAGGCCGATCGGATGATCTTTCTCATCAGCGATCTCCTGGACCTGGGCCGCCTGGAATCAGGCAGGATGACGATGCATGTGGAGCCCTGTTCCGCCGTCGAACTCATCGATTACGCCATGAGAAGCATGGAGGGTTTAGCTGCCGGGAAAGAGGTTCGCCTGCAGTTGACGGGCGGGAGCAACGAACCGTTCGTGATCGAAACGGATCGACAGCGCTTCCTGCAGGTGCTGGTCAACATCTATTCCAACGCCATCAATTTCTCCCCCCAGGGAGGTGTGGTGGAAACGGTCATCAGGAGGGTCAACGGCGAGGTCAGCATCGAGATCCTCGATGAAGGGCCGGGTGTGCCTCCCGAGGAGCAGGAGCGTATTTTCGAAAAATATCACCAGGTCCCGAGGGCTTCATCGGGACGGGGGAAGGGAAGCGGCCTGGGCCTTGCCATCGTAAAGAAGATCATCGATCTGCACGGGGGTTCCATCACACTTCAGGATCGGGAAGGCAGGCCGGGGAGCCGTTTCGTCTTAAGAATGAAAACCGTTAGCGGGGAGGATGGCTGATGGCTTACAGGATCCTTGTGGTCGATGACAGCCCCTTCATCCACGAGCTTGTCAAGGACGTGCTCGTCAAGGAGGGATACGAGATCGATCGTGCCATGGACGGGCACGAGGCCATGCTGTCCATCGGCGAAGCACCGCCTGACCTCGTTCTCCTGGACATCATCATGCCGGAGATGAGCGGGTACCAGGTGTGCCGGCTCATCAGGAGCGACGAGAGGTTAAAGGCCCTGCCCGTTGTGATGATGACCGCAAAGGACACCCAGAAAGACCGCTTCTGGGGCCTTGAAGTCGGAGCCGACGCCTACATCACCAAGCCGATCGAGCAGCAGGCCCTTCTGGAGACCATATCGTCCCTCCTCAAGGAGAAGCGTGAACCCATAAAGCCGGTGAGCCCCGATGAGCTTTCCAGTGAATCGCTGAAAGGGCGTGCCGATGATATCCTCGAGCGCAAACTTCTCGAGCTGACCATCATCAACGAGACAGGGAAACTGTTCACCTATCTTGACCGTCCTGACGCCCTGCTCATGAACAGCCTCAACCTCATCTGCCAGGTGGTGGATTACGATCTGGGATCCATATTTGTGGCGCTTCCGGGAGCCGGCGAGAAACTGGTTGCCCTCAAATACCGGAACCTGCCCCTCAAAGTCTCGAAGAAGGCGGTGATCAAAAAGGGGACAGAGACCCTCGCCCTCGAAAGGAAGACGGAGGTCGCGGCCATCGCGGCTCTCGAAGCCAGGCTCATCGAGGAATCCGATCTCAGGGACACCTTGTCGCGAAAGGCGGCTGCCTCTGAACTCATGGTCACCCTGCGTTCCTCCCGGGGGGTCCTCGGGAGTGTCACCCTGTTCTCACACCGGAACAACTTTTTCATACCCGACGACCGCGCTCTTGTG
This window harbors:
- the lon gene encoding endopeptidase La produces the protein MSEDRNNDIEERDKENAGGEGMKIPEILPLLPVRDLVVFPYMIVPLVVGRDKSIHALDEALKGDRLIFLTAQQEGEVEEPGTKDMHDLGTVSVIIRMLKTPDGKAKILVQGLQRGKVTEYLSTDPYFSVRLDLIDEPFHKSLPLQVEAMVRATREGLMRVVQLGKPVPPDVLAVADNVSDPGRLADLTGSSLGLGLVEAQKVLETVDPIERLTYVHGILDREIKILEMQQKIQDQTQEEMSRTQRDYYLRQQLKAIQEELGDKDERQAEIGDFRERIEKASLPAEVLDEVVKQVDRLGKMHPDSAEAATLRTYLEWVVEIPWKKGTRDRLDLDKALKVLDEDHYDLEKIKERILEYLGVLKLKKELKGPILCLVGPPGVGKTSLGRSIARAMGRKFVRMSLGGIRDEAEIRGHRRTYVGALPGRILQGMKQAGSKNPVFMLDEIDKLGADFRGDPSSALLEVLDPEQNNNFRDHYLAVPYDLSSVMFIATANMADPIPQALRDRMEVIRLPGYTSVEKIHIAERYLVPRQLDRNGLSAELLRISGGALDRIVLEYTREAGVRNLEREIGNVCRKVAKRIAMGKRSGTRVTAGNLENYLGVPRFREVRREDKARVGVTVGLAWTPVGGETLNIEVSAVKGKGSLTMTGSLGNVMKESALAALTYIRSRGRKLGITPQSVLATDVHVHVPAGATPKDGPSAGMAITTAMISALTGKTPLPAVAMTGEITLTGMVLPIGGLREKLLAAKRSEIAKVVIPGLNRPDLKEIPSYVTRGMEIVTVDDLDQAIDEVFEKGAFAGPASRTKKTGKGRKGTAHAKK
- a CDS encoding UTP--glucose-1-phosphate uridylyltransferase, with the protein product MKVTKVVIPAAGKGTRFLPATKSVPKELLPLVDRPLIHEVVLEAARSGIRDLILVTAEGKEAVQRYFEKDPALENFLEARGELGFLEQVKAVSGMVRVSSVIQDSPRGLGHAILCSRGLVGNDPFAVILPDDLIDSVVPCVAQLADLFVRTGKTIVALQEVPGDQTHLYGIADGERTDPGVYRIRKFVEKPPPGSAPSNLAVIGRYILVPEIYDLIEGVQPGVGGEIQLTDALDRLAVEDEVYGLVFEGLRHDAGTRLGFLMANIHYGLKDEELGPPLLRYITDKIAAGGT
- a CDS encoding hybrid sensor histidine kinase/response regulator → MPRNDGQTVGPILVIDDEKFFRDLMANILVDEGYEVHVVGTGAEALAACAEGRFRVVVMDLVLPDIIGTEVLARIRERDPGIAVIMVTAYASMESAIEALKAGAYDYIKKPIVKEDLVHSVQRALERQYLSIRNVQLVRQLEARIEEMKIMSREKEEVFRILDEGLVIMEDSGRIFDLNPKAVELLGGGSSPLAGTDFFETGFPVPEGFMTSVQAAGGQAVRSLVQFQASAGQAREIELLGLSMANATGPSRVLFGLRDLTGIRELERNREEFLAIVSHDLRTPLTSLKGFIEVLLNGDYDNREKFQEYLGILDSEADRMIFLISDLLDLGRLESGRMTMHVEPCSAVELIDYAMRSMEGLAAGKEVRLQLTGGSNEPFVIETDRQRFLQVLVNIYSNAINFSPQGGVVETVIRRVNGEVSIEILDEGPGVPPEEQERIFEKYHQVPRASSGRGKGSGLGLAIVKKIIDLHGGSITLQDREGRPGSRFVLRMKTVSGEDG
- a CDS encoding Hsp20/alpha crystallin family protein encodes the protein MKRKDFIWDTGWTLNRFVRLIHGFSGRVPMAPDWAGETAHPPVDIVQDDRGLLIELEAPGMVREDLAVGIDGERLTIEGYKAGRLDSGCLRYLCLEREFGVFRRVIDIPANVDTSGVSAELANGVLRIRLPLVSDRRKAVVKVPIAGGTGVENE